One genomic window of Ktedonobacteraceae bacterium includes the following:
- a CDS encoding ATP-binding protein has product MDLTTGNGSDTDNDSWWPEENALPTPPTSSETARGTGELYALSKDFEQEHSILTGIAANMRSGFILLNAAEQVAYSNPGAERLLGINGSILRQQGSFDVRKRLVSLAVDPNSAQTELDRIWHHPEQEGFTDLALADAAVRWLRVLSFPVRDDPGRLLGRGVLLDDITLERAATQTRNETLALAAHELKTPLAIIKGCATTLLGSSTRWDPSMLREMLQMIDTQTDRLHDILNTLLDVWKLDAGAHNLRLSQVNIAWLLKQVIEGWHKHAPGHRFVLRVPEEDILVHCDALRIEQALHHLLNNAVTYSPAGSVIRLELETNDIEIRISVKDQGAGIAPEHLERIFDRFYRIPRGEGSGAGNGLGLSVVRVTIEAHGGKIWAESPGSGQGSTFFFTLPFTPSLQAAGLPQAGINASTAASRSPLSSSRAGLLHQGQRVKVLVAENDARIARYLRAHLEEQQYRVHVTAHGIQFLRQLDLEDFDILMLSARLADMSGLELLQRLREFSQAPVIMLCDECDEDERVRYLDLGADDLVSKPFHMQELLARVRVLLRRKAPDREQPASEAIFTTGELTIDYAQHQVLLEDRPVQLSRTEYKLLSTLAQNAGRVMTHELLLERVWGAEYNREVDFIWVYISRLRRKIEDDPRHPRYILTVPDVGYKLAKL; this is encoded by the coding sequence ATGGATCTGACCACAGGGAATGGGTCGGATACGGATAATGATAGCTGGTGGCCTGAAGAGAACGCTTTACCCACACCACCTACTTCATCAGAGACAGCGCGGGGAACCGGAGAGCTTTATGCCCTGTCGAAAGACTTTGAACAGGAGCATTCTATTCTCACAGGCATCGCGGCCAATATGCGTAGCGGCTTCATTCTGTTGAATGCCGCCGAACAGGTTGCCTATTCAAATCCAGGCGCGGAGCGGCTGCTGGGCATCAATGGCAGTATACTCCGGCAGCAGGGAAGTTTTGACGTGCGCAAACGGCTCGTCTCCCTGGCCGTCGACCCCAATAGCGCACAAACCGAGCTTGACCGCATCTGGCATCATCCAGAGCAAGAGGGTTTCACCGACCTGGCACTGGCCGATGCCGCCGTGCGCTGGCTGCGCGTGCTCAGCTTTCCGGTGCGTGATGATCCCGGTCGATTGCTGGGCCGCGGCGTCCTGCTGGACGATATAACACTCGAACGCGCGGCCACGCAGACGCGTAACGAGACGCTGGCCCTTGCCGCCCACGAATTGAAAACCCCCTTAGCCATCATCAAGGGCTGCGCCACGACGCTGCTGGGCAGTTCTACGCGCTGGGACCCATCTATGCTGCGCGAAATGCTGCAAATGATCGATACTCAGACCGATCGGTTACACGACATACTCAATACGCTATTGGATGTCTGGAAGCTTGACGCCGGGGCGCACAACCTGAGACTTTCCCAGGTAAATATCGCCTGGTTGCTCAAGCAGGTCATAGAGGGATGGCACAAACACGCGCCCGGCCATCGCTTTGTCCTGCGTGTGCCAGAGGAAGATATACTCGTTCACTGCGATGCCCTGCGTATTGAGCAGGCGCTCCACCACTTGCTCAATAACGCCGTGACCTATTCTCCCGCTGGCAGCGTCATCAGACTTGAGCTGGAAACGAACGATATCGAAATTCGTATCAGTGTCAAAGATCAGGGCGCCGGCATCGCGCCTGAACATCTTGAGCGTATCTTTGATCGTTTCTATCGCATCCCGCGTGGCGAGGGTTCCGGCGCCGGCAACGGGCTGGGGCTGTCGGTAGTACGCGTGACCATAGAGGCGCATGGCGGCAAGATATGGGCCGAGTCACCTGGCAGCGGTCAGGGAAGCACTTTTTTCTTCACCCTGCCCTTCACACCCTCATTGCAGGCCGCCGGGTTGCCACAGGCCGGAATAAATGCGTCAACTGCCGCGTCGCGCAGCCCCTTGTCCTCATCTCGCGCAGGTCTCCTGCACCAGGGCCAGCGTGTTAAAGTGCTGGTTGCCGAAAATGATGCGCGTATAGCTCGCTACCTGCGCGCGCATCTCGAAGAACAACAATATCGTGTTCATGTCACCGCTCATGGCATACAATTTCTGCGCCAGCTCGATCTCGAAGATTTCGATATCCTGATGCTGTCGGCGCGCCTGGCCGATATGAGCGGCCTCGAATTGCTGCAAAGGCTGCGCGAATTTTCCCAGGCCCCCGTCATCATGCTCTGTGACGAGTGCGACGAAGACGAACGGGTGCGCTATCTCGATCTTGGAGCCGATGACCTGGTTAGCAAGCCTTTTCACATGCAGGAATTACTGGCCCGCGTCCGTGTCCTTTTGCGCCGCAAAGCGCCGGATAGAGAGCAGCCGGCGAGCGAGGCGATCTTTACCACCGGCGAGCTCACGATAGACTATGCCCAGCACCAGGTATTACTGGAGGATCGCCCGGTACAGCTCAGCCGCACCGAATACAAGTTGCTCAGCACACTGGCCCAGAACGCTGGCCGCGTCATGACCCACGAACTCTTGCTGGAGCGTGTCTGGGGCGCCGAATATAACCGCGAAGTCGATTTCATCTGGGTCTACATCAGCCGCCTGCGCCGGAAAATCGAGGACGATCCGCGCCACCCGCGCTATATATTGACGGTGCCGGATGTAGGGTATAAGCTGGCGAAGCTATGA
- a CDS encoding cytochrome c oxidase subunit 4, whose product MAEEQAQSKQVRSKQRRLAAVEETSGPQLSYWPFVLAVALMIAFVGIVIHPILLGIGVVLTAVAVIGWGLERR is encoded by the coding sequence GTGGCCGAGGAACAGGCCCAAAGCAAACAGGTACGCAGCAAACAAAGGCGCCTGGCGGCCGTAGAAGAAACGAGCGGTCCTCAGTTGAGCTACTGGCCCTTTGTGCTGGCCGTGGCGCTGATGATCGCCTTTGTAGGCATTGTGATCCACCCTATCCTTTTAGGCATAGGGGTGGTGCTGACCGCTGTGGCAGTCATTGGCTGGGGGCTTGAACGTCGTTGA
- the ctaD gene encoding cytochrome c oxidase subunit I produces MATRTVVEGVTLERRRRFSETYFGEWVMTTDHKKLGIMYIVTAFFFFLVGGMEALLVRTQLAVPDGKVLNAEQYNQVFTMHGTTMIFLFVMPILVGFGNYVVPLMIGARDMAFPRLNAFGYWIVLFGGFFLTSSFLFGQAPNAGWFSYAPLTELTSNCGPTAVRCTPDLNMDFWALGILMLGISSISGALNFVVTILKLRAPGMTINRMPLFTWMTLVTSFLLLFAIPSVTAAALLLLLDRHLGTHFYQAGAGGDPLLWQHLFWSFGHPEVYILILPAFGMISEILPVFSRKPLFGYTFVAWSGVAIGFLSFTVWAHHMFAVGLPPVAQAFFATSTTLIAIPTAVKIFNWVATVYGGKLSFKVPMLFALGFVAMFLIGGLNGVALAVVPFDYQVTDSYFVVSHLHYVLFGGTVFAVFAGIFYWFPKMTGKLLNERLGQIQFWLMLIGVNLTFFPMHILGLLGMPRRIYTYPGNLGWNELNLLATIGAFIIAVAILVFLWNFIITLRSGEPAGDDPWDAFTLEWDTSSPPKPYNFLVLPVVRSRRPFYDKKNPETADWKTATH; encoded by the coding sequence ATGGCAACCCGCACAGTCGTTGAAGGCGTCACGCTAGAACGCCGGAGACGCTTTAGCGAAACCTATTTTGGCGAGTGGGTCATGACGACCGACCATAAGAAGCTCGGTATCATGTACATCGTCACCGCCTTCTTCTTTTTCCTGGTAGGCGGGATGGAGGCCCTGCTTGTCCGCACCCAGCTGGCGGTGCCGGATGGAAAAGTATTGAACGCCGAACAATATAACCAGGTCTTCACCATGCATGGCACGACCATGATCTTCCTGTTCGTCATGCCCATACTGGTCGGCTTCGGCAACTACGTCGTGCCGCTGATGATCGGGGCGCGCGATATGGCGTTCCCGCGCCTGAATGCGTTCGGTTACTGGATCGTCCTCTTCGGCGGCTTCTTCCTGACTTCGAGCTTCCTGTTCGGGCAGGCGCCCAACGCCGGTTGGTTCAGCTATGCTCCTCTGACCGAACTGACCTCTAATTGTGGTCCCACGGCGGTTCGCTGTACGCCTGACCTGAACATGGACTTCTGGGCGCTTGGTATCCTGATGCTCGGTATCTCCTCGATTTCGGGTGCGCTCAACTTTGTCGTGACCATCCTCAAATTGCGCGCGCCCGGCATGACGATCAACCGCATGCCGCTGTTCACCTGGATGACGCTGGTCACCTCGTTCCTGCTGCTCTTCGCCATTCCGAGCGTGACCGCTGCTGCCCTTTTGCTGCTCCTCGACCGTCACCTGGGCACGCACTTCTACCAGGCCGGGGCCGGAGGTGATCCGCTGCTGTGGCAGCACCTGTTCTGGTCGTTCGGCCATCCAGAGGTATACATCCTGATCTTACCGGCCTTCGGCATGATCTCGGAGATCTTACCCGTCTTTTCGCGCAAACCGCTCTTCGGCTATACTTTTGTGGCATGGTCGGGCGTGGCTATTGGCTTCCTGAGCTTCACCGTCTGGGCGCACCACATGTTCGCCGTCGGTCTGCCGCCGGTAGCGCAGGCATTTTTTGCCACCAGCACCACGTTGATCGCCATTCCCACGGCGGTAAAAATCTTCAACTGGGTGGCGACCGTTTATGGCGGCAAGCTGAGCTTCAAAGTGCCTATGCTCTTCGCGCTTGGCTTTGTAGCTATGTTCCTGATCGGCGGCCTGAATGGTGTGGCGCTGGCCGTGGTGCCGTTCGACTACCAGGTGACGGACTCCTACTTCGTTGTCTCGCACCTGCACTATGTGCTCTTCGGTGGCACTGTCTTCGCCGTCTTCGCGGGCATCTTCTACTGGTTCCCCAAGATGACCGGCAAATTGCTCAACGAGCGCCTGGGTCAGATACAGTTCTGGCTGATGCTCATCGGCGTCAACCTGACATTCTTCCCCATGCACATCCTGGGCCTGCTGGGCATGCCGCGCCGTATCTACACCTATCCGGGCAACCTTGGCTGGAATGAGTTGAACCTGCTGGCGACGATTGGCGCCTTTATTATTGCCGTTGCCATCCTGGTCTTCCTGTGGAACTTCATCATCACGCTGCGCAGCGGCGAGCCGGCCGGCGATGATCCCTGGGATGCATTCACGCTTGAATGGGATACCTCATCTCCGCCCAAGCCGTACAACTTCCTGGTGCTGCCCGTTGTGCGCAGCCGCCGCCCGTTCTACGACAAGAAGAACCCGGAAACTGCCGACTGGAAAACGGCAACGCATTAA
- a CDS encoding heme-copper oxidase subunit III, whose product MSVTHGEQIRTLEEHEAPGRSLGWWGMIFFIASEALIFANLIAAYLYLEIRNGNWPVPSELWFPLVNTIILLASSFPVHWAGTSAAKGNMRNVKLGFLASIIMGAYFLGGQIYEYSGLFGKHFTPQSSVAGSAFFTLTGFHGAHVTVGLIFLFIIWLRTMRGNFTAKRHFPIEAAEMYWHFVDGVWVIVFSTVYLLPLLRG is encoded by the coding sequence ATGAGCGTCACACATGGCGAGCAAATCAGGACACTGGAGGAACACGAAGCGCCCGGAAGAAGTCTGGGCTGGTGGGGCATGATCTTCTTCATCGCCTCAGAAGCGTTGATCTTCGCGAACCTGATCGCCGCTTACCTCTACCTGGAAATTCGCAACGGTAACTGGCCGGTGCCATCGGAACTCTGGTTCCCGCTGGTCAATACAATTATCCTGCTCGCCAGCAGTTTCCCCGTACACTGGGCAGGTACCAGCGCGGCAAAAGGCAATATGCGCAATGTAAAACTTGGCTTTCTGGCGTCAATCATTATGGGCGCTTATTTCCTGGGAGGCCAGATTTATGAATATTCCGGGCTGTTCGGCAAACATTTTACGCCGCAGTCCAGTGTCGCCGGCTCGGCCTTCTTTACACTGACCGGGTTCCACGGCGCGCACGTCACCGTCGGACTGATCTTCTTATTCATTATCTGGCTGCGTACCATGCGCGGCAACTTTACCGCCAAGCGCCATTTCCCCATAGAAGCTGCCGAAATGTACTGGCACTTCGTCGATGGCGTCTGGGTCATTGTGTTCAGTACCGTCTACCTGCTGCCACTGCTACGCGGGTAG